The region TTGCGGTAGAAAATGTACCAACCCACTGCCACGGCGATACCGGCGATACCCATGATGACGAACATCATGCGCCAGCCGAACGACAGCATCAGCACGGTCAGGATCGGCGGCGCGAGGGCCGGACCGATGGTCGACGAGGCGACGAAGATGCCGGTCGGGCCGCCGCGTTCGCGCACGGCGAACCATTCCGAAACCACTTTGGCGCCGGCCGGGAACTGCGGCGCTTCGCCGAGGCCGAGGAACACGCGCGCCACCAGGAACTGATGCAGCGTGCCGACGAAGCCGCCGGCCAGCTGGGCCACCGACCAGACCATCATGCCAGCGCCGAGCATCACGCGCGCACCGAATTTATCGAGCATCGCGCCGATCGGCAATTGCGAGAACGCGTAGGCGAGCGAGAAGGCCGACAGCAGCAAGCCCATTTCGGATGCGCTCAATCCCAGCTCCTGGCTGACGGAATGGTTGGCGATGGACAGCGTGCTGCGATCAAGATAATTGACGATCCCAGCCAGCATCAGGAACGTCAATGCGACGATCTGAATACGTTTGAGTTTGGGGCTCTTTTGGACTTCCATGTTGTCTCCGATGTGAAAGTAAGGCGCTGCAGGCAGGAAGCTTCTGAGCCGTGTCACCTGCCGGCGCCGTCTGTGCGGCGCTTTTTGCAGCGCTGTGAAACGTCCGGCGGCTTGTGGCCGGCGGACGACTGTTGCTGATGCGATTTAATACGTGGCGCGTCCCCCGGACAAATCAAAGACCGCGCCGGTGTTGAACGTGCATGAACCGGAGCACAGCCAGGCCACCATCTCGGCGACTTCTTCCACGTAGCCGAGGCGACCCATCGGGCTCTTGGCGATCATGGTGGCGACGTGAGCCGGGCTCATCTGTTCCAGCAGCGTGGTCTTGACCGCCGCCGGCGCCAGTGCGTTGACCAGAATGCCGGCGTTGGCCAGCTCCTTGCCGAGCGACTTGGTCAACGCCAGCACGCCGGCTTTCGATGCGCTGTAGGCGGAGGCGTTGGGCGTGCCTTCCTTGCCGGCCAGCGAGGCGATGTTGACGATGCGGCCTTGCCCGGCGGCGCGCATCGCCGGGACCACTGAACGGCAAGTGTGGAACACGCCCATCAGATTGACGTCCACGATGCGGCGCCATTCGGCGGCGTCGTACTCATCCAGCGGCACGGTCGATCCGGCAAAGCCGGCGTTGTTGATCAGGAAATCGATGTGGCCGCGCGAGGCCAGCAGGCGTTGCGTGGCGGCGTCCACCGAGGCGGCGTCGGTGACGTCGACGGTGTCTTGTCCATACGGCGAATCGGCGGCGGGCTTTAGATCCCAGCACACCACTTCGGCGCCGGCCTGCGCCAGGCGCGCGCTGATGGCGGCGCCGATGCCGCCGGAGCCGCCGGTGACGACCGCGACGGCGCCCTGGAAGTTGTAATCGGCTTGTGTGTAGCTCATGGGGTGCTTGTCTTCTGCTGTTTCAACGCACGAACTGCTGCACGAAGTCGGCGCCCAGGCCGACCTTCTCGTAGTGCGCCTTGCACATCTCGAGCTTGGTGAAGACGTCTTCGTAGCCTTCGAACTTGCCGAACGGATCGCAGTAGTACATCACGCCGGTGATGTGGAAGTAGGTGATCATTTCTTCCACGTCTTCCGGCACGTACAGGGTGTGGGTTTCGCCGGGAGGTTCGAACACGTAGCTGCCTTGCTCGGCGATCCAGTTGTGTTCCAGATAGCGCCAGCGTCCCTTGAGCACCATGCCGTGCACCGGCGCCGGATGGCGATGGCGGCTCAGCACGCCGGACTTGCGCACGCGCAGCAGATTGGTCCAATAGCCTTGCGACACGTTCAGGCACAGCGGACGGAACCAGACGTTCTCGGCTTGCGGCACCCAGACTCTTTCGTCATCGGGAATAGCCGGGTTGACCACGATTTCCAGCGGCGCTTCTTTCGGGTTCGGGTATTGATAGGGCATCATTTTCGATGCTTCCGGCGTGGTGGCTTGCATGCCTTTTCTCCTCAGGTTTCAGTAACGGTCTGCATGGCGACTACGGTCTTTTTGTTATTTTT is a window of Herbaspirillum hiltneri N3 DNA encoding:
- a CDS encoding 2,4'-dihydroxyacetophenone dioxygenase family protein, translated to MQATTPEASKMMPYQYPNPKEAPLEIVVNPAIPDDERVWVPQAENVWFRPLCLNVSQGYWTNLLRVRKSGVLSRHRHPAPVHGMVLKGRWRYLEHNWIAEQGSYVFEPPGETHTLYVPEDVEEMITYFHITGVMYYCDPFGKFEGYEDVFTKLEMCKAHYEKVGLGADFVQQFVR
- a CDS encoding SDR family NAD(P)-dependent oxidoreductase, with the translated sequence MSYTQADYNFQGAVAVVTGGSGGIGAAISARLAQAGAEVVCWDLKPAADSPYGQDTVDVTDAASVDAATQRLLASRGHIDFLINNAGFAGSTVPLDEYDAAEWRRIVDVNLMGVFHTCRSVVPAMRAAGQGRIVNIASLAGKEGTPNASAYSASKAGVLALTKSLGKELANAGILVNALAPAAVKTTLLEQMSPAHVATMIAKSPMGRLGYVEEVAEMVAWLCSGSCTFNTGAVFDLSGGRATY